tgtctctgctttttaatgcgctgtccaggttggtcatagcttttcttccaaggggcaagcgtcttttgTCTTTTGTGACAAGGACATCGCAGATGGTGGCTGGCTGGTGAAGGAGTGTCAGGGAGAGAAAGGACTGGAACAAGTCAGACCCAGTGGGCACTTCTTCCCCTTGGCCCCTAGGCGGAGCCAGAGCCCACTGAAGCCAAGACATCCCTTTGGTGAGTATCACTAACAAATGCTTACTGAGCTCCCAGAGGGCCTGAAGAAGTCTgagaaggcttcacagaggagatGCCATTTGAAAGGGCCCTGAAGGCTGTGTAGAAGTTCTCAAGATAGGTGAGGTGCCTATAGGAAGGGCCTTCCAGGTAGAGGGAAAGACAAATGCAAGGAGGCTGGAGAGcatgagggggtgggggagaccgGACGAGTGAGCTGAGAGCAGGTGGAGCGCTTGATTGAGGTCTACTGGTGTGGGTCAAGCATGGAGGAAGGCCCAGACTGCAGAGACCCGTTCACAAAGGGCACTGAGTGACTGACTcagtggagtggggagccttGGAAGAGTTTCAAGCAGAGGAGGGACCAGGTCAGACATGTTTTTGAAAGAAGACTCAGGCTACACTGTGGAGAATGCATTGAATGGGGACCAGAGTGCAGGTAGGGACACAGTTTAGGATGACTGCAGGGGtctgggcaggagaagagggtgggcaGGGGCAGGAACGAAGGTAGAGGTTCTTAGACTGAAAGATATTTAGGAGAGAAACTCTACAGGACCTGGGGACTGCTTGGCATGAAGAGGAAACTGGGGTTGAGAGGGAGTATCAGGGTAAGACTGAATGGACCTCTGCTCTAATACCTTGGTTCTTATCGTAAATGAAAGCAGGGTTATTTTGAATCCTACCCCCAACTGGACTGACCATCTCTTGAAGGCAGGGACAACGTTTCTATTTCAGTCCATCCAGGGACTGTGGTGTGAAGTTGAGAGTCAGTAAAAGGTGTGTAGATTTGACTGGTATATTCACAGGCAAGGCTCACTTGGACTCACACTTTATCAACAAGCCCTCAAACCAAAGAGGGGGGCGTCTGTCCGCCTACCCCTCGCAGCGCCTCTGCCCCTTGCATCTCCTCATCCCAGGCTCAGCCTGGAGTGATGACTCCCATTGTCACCTTCTCTGCCTCCCTAGGTCTTCCAGGGGTGATGGGATGGTCCCGTGGATTCCTTCTGCTCTTGGTCTTCCTACACAGCAGGTGTGGGGAGCCAGGAGTCTGAATTCTGGCTGGGGAATTTGCACCAGCTTACTCTCCAGGGTAGGTTTCTCAGTAGGGTCCAGGGAGTCTGAGGGGCCTTTCCCTGGCATTCTGATTCCCACCTGGGATCTGAGGATTCCTCTGTCTCTGactccctgtcccctcccccaggcaCCCAGGAGCTGTGGGTGGAGCCGGAGGACTTTAGGCAACCACACCTTTGTTCCCTGTAGGTCCTTCCTCCTCCTAGTGGAGGCAGACCATCACCAGCTGTTGCTGGGCAGGTTCTCAGAGGGCAGGGCAGGTGAGCAAGCCTATCATAGGGCCCTGGAGCAAGCCAAGAAGTCTAGGGAGGCTGGATTTTTCCCCAGAGCTGCCATGGCCTCCACGGATGACCCAGAACAACTCCTTCCCCTGCTGCGGATCTGttttctcattggaaaaaatgGCAGTGATGAGACAGGGTGGTGCAGGAGTGAACAAGTTAGGCTCTGGAGGCAATCGATCCTGAGTTTAAAATCCAGCTCTGTCGTttattaactgtgtgaccttgggcaagtcccttctgggtcagagcctcagtttcctctcctgtaaaatgggtaaggaggcagggagggaggatgTGAGAGCCAGCTGAGGCTCTGTTGAGTGTTATCATTATCTGCTTTGGAAGAGGAAtcaagaaagtatttttttttttttccccagagaaatACCAACAGTTGAGAAGAAATTTGAAAGAGGGAAGTGGTTACAAGGAGTGCCTCAGCAGAGCCCCCTTTCCTGCCTAAGCGTCTGAGAAGTCCCTCCTAGCTCCCCCAGGCACAGTAGCTCAGGCTGCAGCTGGGAGCTGCGAGGAGACAAACGAGCAAGAGGGAAGCCGGAGATTCTGGGAGGGGACGAGGCAAAGGGAGGCGTCAGTGGCTTTGAAGCCACAGTCCTGAGCTCAAGTCCCAACGCCTCTGTGATTAGCTGCCTGGGCCAACGCCCTGGTTCCATGACACTGCTGTTTTTCCCAAGGGGCCTGAAAACACCCACCTCACAGTTGCCCTCAGGCTCCTGTGATATCATCTCTTCAAGGGTGCCAGGCATGGTGCCAGCACCGAGGCGcctcccaccctcttcctgcCAGGGGCCTCCCAGAGCTTCCACACCGGGAAACCCTTTCCCACCGACCATGATACAAGTGGGAGAAACTGCAGTGACTCTTCCCGGAGCCTGGCGGCACGGATCCTGCTATCAGACCAATCTCAACGGGCGCTACTTGATGTTCAAAGCCCCTGCCCATAATTATAGCATTGAAAGGGCCTCACGCCAAGGCATGGGCCACCCTTACCACAGGGATTAAATGGTGCTTCACTAGGGCACCCTGGTAGCCAGCACCCTTATCTCTATCACACAGCTTCCGGACTCTCggcagttgttcagttgcttggtcgtgttcgactcttcatgatcccatggactgcagcatgtcaggcttccctgactttccttgtctcccagagttggctcaaactcatgcccattgagtcgatgatgccatccaaccatcccatccctGCTCCtcttactttttattaaaaaataaaatcattttaactcTTCCCCGACTGGCAGACCTCTTCCAATTATTGGGAAAAACACAAGAGGGCAGAGGAAGGACACAAGTTTCAGTCCCATTCAAGGAAGATCTTCCTTCCAGTCAGGAAGATTGACAAGTTGACCTCAAAAGATAGTGAGGCTTCTGTTCCTAGAGGTTTGCAAGTCGAGGCCAGAGGCACTTGGAGTGGCAGGCTTGGAAGGATTCAAGCATCCATTGACAACATTCTTGGGTCCCTTGGGTCCTACAAGTAGATGGTTTCATGGTGGAAATTGCACCGCCATCTCACCCTGTTATCCCCTGCCTGTCCCTTCAAAGTTGTCTGTTTTCTAGGCTCTGTTGTCACGTTTTCATCCTTTGCTACTTCCTGCCTGTTCCATTAGGGGTTAGTTCGAACTCAGTCAAAACAAGGCATTTTTCTCCCATGGGGCAACAGGGCAGTGAAACAGCAGTTCCTGAACTGGCATTTATTAAGCAGTTAGATAATTTGCCAGAGTCACATTCAAGAAAGTGTTAGAACAATAAGTTAAGAGTCTGATCTCTGAGTCtgacagggagtcctggccttACATCCTGCTTTGTTATGTAGCTgagtgatcttggacaagttactcaaCCTCAGAGTTCCTGGTTCCTGATTTCAGAGTCCACTGAAGTTTATGCCAGGCTGTGGCCTCACTAATTCCCACTAGAAGGTTAGGGATTCTTGGGAATTGGAGCTGGGAAGCCATTGTAACCCAAGGGCTGGggttcctggggttctccagggagATGGAGAAACGTTTGCACGAAGATTCTTCTCAGATGTTTCATGGTCATGTCCAGGTTGGAGGTCAGGGGTCAGAAGGGCTCCAAAGCAGATTGAGTTCCGGGGAAAGCAGCCCCCTGGCAAAAAAGGCAAAGGACCCAGCTCTGATGCCAAGTTCCATGCTCCTgacaggctggggagcaggcttcCCCagtccagtccctcccagcctgCCCAGCAAGGACGCCGAAAGACGGGCTCTCTCCGCCGTGTTTGTTCTACACACCCTGACATCTCTGAAGAGCCTTTCTTCCAACAGATCCCCGCAGGGCAGAGCCTGCAATGCACTTGGGTCTTAGCTCTGGCCTGGGCACCCATCTCACGACTGCCTGCTCTGAGCAGTCCACAGTGGTTGGCTGCCCAGGGGCACAGGCTGTTCCGGAAGTGGCCTGTCTCAGAGGTTCTGgcgggagaggagggagggaagaggccgTGTCCCGGGCCGCTAGGGAGCGGTGCTGCCCCAAGGCCGAGGGTGGAGCTTTCCCGGTCGGCCGGGAAAGGGCTGGGCCCAGCCTACATGTGGGGGCAGGAGAGAGCGACAGCCGGCGTTCTGCGGCGGATCTTGGGTGGTGGGCACTGCTGGCCCGATGCCTGGGACCTTCCACGTGACTCTGAACCGCGGATCACTGGATGCCCAAGATTCCCAGGACCCAATCCCCGAAGTCAGATCTTCAGGACCTTGCAAGTCAGAGGCCGGATTTTCGCCCTGCACACCAGATTCCCAAACGGGATCTCTGGCCGGACTCCTGACCTCCAGATCCCGCAGGAAATTCTCGATCCCAGGATCTGTTGTTCCCGGCTCCCGTCCAGCCCCGGGGGCCCAAAGCCGGGCGCCCGACACCCGAGCGCCCCCGTATGGCGGGGCCGAGCCCGCGGTCCGGAGCCCTGGAGCGCGCCGGCAGCTGCTGGCAGGACCCGCTGGCCGAGGCGCTGAGCCGGGGCCGGCCGCTCGCTGCGTCCCCCGGTCGGGGCTGTGCGCGAAGCCGGCCGCTCAGCGTGGTCTACGTGCTGACCCGGGAGCCGCTGCCGGAGGTAGAACCCGAGACGGGAGCCGAGGCGGAGCCGCTGCCTCTGCGCTGCCTGCGTGAGGCCTGCGCACAGCTCCCCGGACCGCGGCCGCGACCTCAGTTGCGCAGCCTGCCCTTTGGAACCCTGGCACTGGGAGACACCGCAGCTCTCGATTCGTTTTACAACGCGGGTGAGCGCGCCCGGGGGGCGGGGCGCTGGGTGGGGCTTAGAGTCTGGGGGCGGGGCCGAGGGGCGGGGCTCAGCGACTCCCGGGAGACCCCCGAGGTGCGGAGTCGTGGGGGGCATAAAGTGAACTAAAGCAGAGGGGCTCAAGGAGGGACCCGTGATAAAAGCGGTGTTTAGGGGATGTGGAGCGTGGCCAGACTCGGGCAGGGACTTCGCGGATCCAGGTCTGGCTCGGGGTTCAGAGTGGGAGCTTAGGCACTCTGGAGTTGGCACCGTGCCTAGGGAGTGGGTCTAGAATTAGGGAGAGGCTGGGAGCAGGGCAGGGTGTGGTACCTCAGGAATGGGATCGGAGAACTCAGCCTCAGGATGATCTTTCACGGAGTTCATGACGGAGGATCCTGGAGGTGGAACTTGGACTGGGGAAAGGGGCCCTAACACGCGGGGCTAGAGTTCAGGGGTCCTAGCATACTACTTCCGGAGATCCGGCTGCAAAGGGAAGCGAAGGGCACCAACGGCACTGGATTCTAGAGGAAGGAGCTTGGTTTATGAGGCCCCAATAGTTCTGAGAAAAGtgaaaactgtggtgctgggaaagaccgtcccctggacggcaaggagatcaaacaaatcaatcctaaaagaaatcaaccttgaatattcttgggacgacccccccccccccccccggtcgCTggtgctaatgctgaagctgccacctgatgcgaagacccgactcatttggaaaacactctgatgctgcgaaagattgaaggcaaaaggagaaggcaggcagacgatgagatggctagatagcaacactgactcagtggatatgaatttgagcaaactccgggagatagaaTAGGACCGGAGCCTGAACtttctgcagtccacggggtagcaaagagccggacacaacggACCGACTGAACAAGCAGCTCCGGGAGAATCTGCAGAGCTGGGGCGGAAACTGGAGGCGGAGAAGGGTCGTCCGGGGGCGGGGCCAGAAAGCGGCTATTCCCGAGGGGGATCACCCCGCCCTCTCGCCAGCCCGGATGCCCCGCCCCGATACTAATTTGTTTATCCAAGAGTTCAGGAACCCTACTTGCAGGATGTCCATAAAACGGCAGTCTAACCATGAAGgctggacttccccggtggtccagtggttaagaatccacctgcggggCGTTCAGTCGGTCCGActttttgggactccatggactgtagcccgccaggctcctctgtccacgggatttcccaggcaagaatactggagcaggttgccatttcctaccccaaggaatcttcctgacccagggacggaacccacgtctctggcgtctcctgcattggcaggtggattctttaccacactgccgccacctgggaaacaggggacatgggttcagtccttggtccggGGAAGATTCCACCACCTGtggcggggcaactaagcctgtgcgccacaactactgagcccgtgtcagcctgcaagcagcaacaaagacccatcacagccaaaaataaataaagagataaaaatgaaggCTGACTCGACCTTGAGGTCACAAACACACAATCATAGATGGACTCACAAATCGTGTATATCTTGCTTCACAAAGGCTGTCGCAGACACTGTCCCACACAGAGATACAGACAGCAAGCGACACACTCACAGAGGCACAGTGTTGTACACACACAAGGcaagtatgtatatacatgtgtatatacctAGCACACTGCTGGTGCCAGCCCCTTTCAAGAGACTGTGTTGAGGACCCAGGGAAGGGCACGTCTCTCTTTGCACAACTCTTGCCTCTCAAATGGCCCACAACAGGCTCCAGGTTTGGTGCACAGCTTCCCCTTCTCTGTGCCCAGTGCCTGTAGGCGCTGAACAGTGGGATACAAGCAGTGGGGCCTGGGGAGCTCCAACCCTCTCcttgcaatcagttcagttcagttcagtcgctcagtcgtgtccgactctttgcaaccccatgaatcgcagcatgccaggcctccctgtccatcaccatctcccggagttcgctcagactcacgtccatcgagtctgtgatgccatccagccatctcacctcagtcgtccccttctcctgcccccaatccctcccagcatcagtcttttccagtgagtcaactcttcgcatgaggtggccaaagtactggagcttcagctttagcatcattccttctaaagaaatcccagggttgatctccttcagaatggactggttggatctccctgcagtccaagggactctcaagagtcttccccaacaccacagttcaaaagcatcaattcctcagcgctcagccttcttcacagtccaactctcacatccatacatgaccacaggaaaaaccatagccttgactagacagaccttagtcggcaaagtaatgtctctgcttttgaatatactatctaggttggtcataataccATAGGCATAATTTCTGTATGATCCAGAGGGACCCTaaaagggggaaa
This window of the Capricornis sumatraensis isolate serow.1 chromosome 3, serow.2, whole genome shotgun sequence genome carries:
- the FCN3 gene encoding LOW QUALITY PROTEIN: ficolin-3 (The sequence of the model RefSeq protein was modified relative to this genomic sequence to represent the inferred CDS: inserted 4 bases in 2 codons; substituted 2 bases at 2 genomic stop codons), coding for MGPLWTPPPPFLLLFGESASLRTHDYPSCPDRGPGKLEASKIVLLPSCPGTPGSPGEKGEPGPQGQPGPLGKMGPKGEPGDYSVNLLWGQEGPGSFQELLSWKTTLSDWYHLCLPEGXALPVFCPVDSFCSWSSYTAGVGSQESEFWLGNLHQLTLQGTQELWVEPEDFXGNHTFVPCRSFLLLVEADHHQLLLGRFSEGRAGASQSFHTGKPFPTDHDTSGRNCXVTLPGAWRHGSCYQTNLNGRYLMFKAPAHNYSIERASRQGMGHPYHRDXMVLH